The following proteins are co-located in the Imtechella halotolerans genome:
- a CDS encoding substrate-binding domain-containing protein, which produces MKSLRVAGVPEHFNLPWHLADEEGAFESAGIDLQWIDVPEGTGKMCQMLREDETDMAVILTEGIIKDICDGNPSSIVQTYVESPLSWGIHVGSQSNLKNSNELENATVAISRKGSGSHLMAIVHAQSKGWDTNKMSFEIINNLDGAVSKLPQDANLYFMWERFMTKPLVDKGIFKHLGDFPTPWPCFVIAVRSSFLAENKAAVKHVLSTINRFTQEFKSIPSIDRTLANRYEQQLDDIRIWLRQTTWSQKQLSMNSVAKVQQALLDLKLISAEKPYSEIVTNL; this is translated from the coding sequence ATGAAATCATTACGTGTTGCTGGTGTCCCAGAGCATTTTAATCTTCCATGGCATTTGGCTGATGAAGAAGGTGCATTTGAATCTGCAGGAATAGATCTCCAATGGATTGACGTTCCTGAAGGAACTGGTAAAATGTGTCAAATGCTAAGAGAAGATGAGACCGACATGGCGGTTATTTTAACAGAAGGAATCATCAAGGATATTTGTGATGGTAATCCAAGCAGTATTGTTCAAACATATGTTGAAAGTCCGTTGTCTTGGGGTATCCATGTGGGTTCACAATCGAATCTAAAAAATAGTAATGAGTTAGAAAATGCTACCGTTGCCATCTCTCGTAAAGGCAGTGGAAGTCATCTTATGGCAATTGTACATGCGCAATCTAAAGGTTGGGATACCAACAAAATGTCATTTGAAATCATAAATAATTTAGATGGAGCGGTTTCTAAATTACCTCAGGATGCTAATCTCTATTTTATGTGGGAACGATTTATGACTAAACCCTTGGTCGATAAAGGAATATTTAAGCACTTAGGTGATTTTCCAACACCATGGCCTTGTTTTGTGATTGCTGTACGCTCTTCCTTTTTAGCAGAAAATAAAGCGGCAGTAAAACATGTTCTTAGTACAATTAATAGGTTTACCCAAGAATTTAAAAGTATTCCAAGCATAGATCGTACCCTAGCCAACAGGTATGAACAACAATTAGATGATATTAGAATTTGGTTGCGGCAAACTACATGGAGTCAAAAACAATTATCCATGAATTCAGTGGCCAAAGTACAACAAGCGCTGCTAGATTTAAAATTAATTTCAGCTGAGAAACCTTACTCAGAAATAGTTACCAATTTATGA
- a CDS encoding nucleoside phosphorylase: MAIQASELILNPDGSVYHLNLLPQDIASDIIFVGDQDRVTKITKYFDSIEVTKQKREFKTQTGTYKGKRISVMSTGIGPDNIDIVVNELDALVNIDLKTRTVKDKLSSLNIVRLGTSGALQPDIPVDSIVMSTHGLGLDNMLRSYELDPVSQTDIEDAFISHTNWDSRKGRPYVISGSIELQNRLYSSSIFKGITATAGGFYGPQGRVLRLAIQDAELNSKMDNFTFKEHRISNFEMETAAIYGLSRLLGHNALSMNAIIANRALGTFSEDPYIAVENLILYALDKI, from the coding sequence ATGGCTATACAAGCATCTGAGCTTATACTTAACCCTGACGGGAGTGTATATCATTTGAATTTATTACCTCAGGATATTGCTTCTGATATTATTTTTGTGGGTGACCAAGATAGGGTTACCAAAATCACCAAATACTTTGATTCTATTGAAGTAACTAAGCAGAAAAGAGAATTTAAGACACAGACCGGTACTTACAAAGGAAAACGTATTTCAGTTATGTCAACTGGAATTGGTCCTGATAATATTGACATTGTTGTAAATGAATTGGACGCCTTGGTTAATATTGATCTTAAGACTCGTACTGTAAAGGATAAATTAAGCTCTTTAAATATTGTTCGTCTAGGAACTTCTGGGGCATTGCAGCCCGATATCCCGGTCGATAGTATTGTGATGTCAACCCATGGCTTAGGACTAGATAATATGCTGCGTTCTTATGAATTAGATCCCGTTTCTCAAACGGATATTGAAGATGCCTTTATTAGCCATACAAATTGGGATTCCAGAAAGGGTCGTCCTTATGTGATTTCTGGGAGTATTGAATTGCAAAACCGTTTATACTCATCGTCAATTTTTAAAGGTATAACTGCCACGGCAGGAGGATTTTATGGTCCTCAAGGCAGGGTACTACGGTTGGCTATTCAAGATGCTGAATTGAATTCTAAAATGGATAATTTTACCTTTAAGGAACATCGCATTTCTAATTTTGAAATGGAAACAGCAGCCATTTATGGATTGTCCAGACTATTAGGGCACAATGCCTTGTCTATGAATGCCATTATAGCTAACAGGGCCTTAGGGACTTTTAGTGAAGATCCATATATAGCTGTTGAAAATCTTATTTTATATGCCTTAGACAAGATCTAA
- a CDS encoding DUF1835 domain-containing protein yields the protein MRQSLHITNGDALTGLLRTTSINGEIITWREMLCEGKTTTDVGSENFWKTRFDFLKSQYKVTKSNFIEATLKEYRRLCNEKKQEEITLWFDHDLFCQINMIAVISWLKTHRKGARVSLVHNSGDRLIGLAELTPEKLKEQYKHRIELSQDDIEYADYIWQLYCSDSPLRLETFSHFNSSQFEYLPEAIHAHITRFPYVSNGLNAVENMTLQVASEKKKWDKDQLVGQLLKKQDIFGFGDLQYYKILDTLKPLFTSLNPVKLSEEGKHVLQKTTNYYGALRNENEYLGGSLKYGYLYHEDTGKLLKL from the coding sequence ATGCGACAATCTTTGCATATTACCAATGGAGATGCTTTAACCGGTTTACTCCGGACAACATCTATTAATGGTGAAATTATAACCTGGAGAGAAATGTTATGTGAAGGGAAAACCACTACTGATGTAGGTAGTGAGAATTTCTGGAAAACACGTTTCGATTTTTTAAAATCTCAGTATAAGGTGACCAAAAGCAACTTTATTGAGGCTACTTTAAAAGAATACAGAAGACTATGTAATGAAAAAAAACAAGAAGAGATTACCCTTTGGTTTGATCATGACTTGTTTTGTCAGATAAACATGATTGCGGTCATTAGCTGGTTAAAAACACACAGAAAAGGAGCTCGTGTTTCACTTGTTCACAACAGTGGAGATCGCCTGATAGGGCTTGCGGAATTAACCCCAGAGAAGTTGAAAGAACAATATAAACATCGAATTGAACTTTCACAAGATGATATTGAATATGCGGATTATATTTGGCAACTCTACTGTAGTGATAGTCCACTGCGACTAGAAACTTTTTCCCATTTTAATTCCTCTCAATTTGAATATTTACCAGAAGCAATTCATGCCCATATTACTCGTTTTCCGTATGTTTCTAACGGACTTAATGCAGTGGAAAATATGACTTTGCAGGTAGCTTCGGAAAAGAAAAAATGGGATAAAGATCAACTTGTTGGCCAACTATTAAAAAAGCAAGATATTTTTGGCTTTGGAGATTTGCAGTACTACAAAATTCTGGATACTCTTAAGCCCTTATTTACTTCACTAAATCCTGTGAAATTGTCTGAAGAAGGCAAACACGTGTTACAGAAAACTACCAATTACTATGGCGCATTGCGCAATGAAAATGAATACTTAGGCGGAAGCCTAAAATATGGATACCTCTATCATGAGGATACTGGAAAATTACTGAAATTATAA
- a CDS encoding translation initiation factor: MDLQDQLKKLFPDHIPTEPEVSEDSQEALWMQDEPLLCKYEKRNGKPHTIIAGYTGADADFKKLAKELKTALSVGGSVKDETIIIQGDYRDKIMKLLQARGFKVKRVGG, from the coding sequence ATGGATTTACAAGATCAATTAAAGAAACTTTTTCCTGATCATATTCCTACTGAACCTGAAGTTTCAGAAGATTCTCAAGAAGCTTTATGGATGCAAGATGAACCTTTGCTGTGTAAGTATGAGAAAAGAAATGGAAAACCTCATACGATAATTGCAGGTTATACAGGAGCTGATGCTGATTTTAAGAAATTAGCAAAAGAATTGAAAACGGCTTTAAGTGTTGGTGGTAGTGTTAAAGATGAAACTATTATAATTCAGGGGGACTACCGAGATAAAATAATGAAACTGCTCCAGGCAAGAGGATTTAAGGTTAAGCGTGTAGGTGGGTGA